The DNA segment GCGCAGGCCAGATTGACGGCGACGGTGCTCTTGCCGACGCCGCCTTTGCCGCTGCTCACCGCAATCACCTGGCGAACGCCGGGGATCGACTGGCGTTCTGCCGGCTGACCATGGCCGGCTTGGCCGATACCACCCTGGCTTGGCGGTTGGCCGATCTCGATCTGAACGTCTTCAATGCCGTCGAGCGCCATCAGAGCGCCCCGTGCTTCGGACACGATGCGGTCACGCTGGCTCTGGGCGAAGCCTGGAAGGCTGAGGCGAAACACAGCCCGCGGTGGGGTGATGCGGACCTGTTCGATCCAGCCGAGCTCCAGGGCCGTTTTGCCACTGCCGGCATCTTTGACTTGCTGGAGGGCTTGGTTGGCCTGCTCGACCGGGGTCATCCGTTTCATCAAGGCAAGCCGGATCCTAGGGGCGCCGCCCGTGACAGTCCCTGACGGATTCTTGTCCAGGCCTGGGGTGACCTGGTTAGGTTTCGATGTCTTCAGTCTCTGACACATGGTCCGCTCCCTGATTCGCCGCGTCCTCGGACGCCAGGACGTGGGTGTCAGCAACGCTCCCCTTGAGCTGCCCCCCAGCGATTCCAGAGAGCGGGCGCGGGCGATGGTGATGGGGCTGCAGGATGAAATCTGTGCCGGCCTGGAAGCCCTCGATGGTGAAGGTCGCTTCGTTGAGGAGAGTTGGGTGCGGCCTGAAGGGGGTGGGGGGCGCTCCCGGGTGATGCGTGAGGGTCGCGTCTTTGAACAGGGCGGCGTGAATTTCTCCGAGGTTCAAGGCGAAGAACTGCCCCCGTCGATCCTCAAGCAGCGTCCAGAGGCGAAGGGGCATCCCTGGTTCGCCACCGGAACCTCGATGGTTTTGCATCCGCGCAACCCCTATATCCCGACGGTTCATCTCAACTACCGCTACTTCGAGGCTGGCCCGGTGTGGTGGTTCGGCGGCGGTGCCGACCTGACGCCTTACTACCCGTTTCTCGACGACGCTCGTCATTTCCATCGCACCCATCAGGCGTCCTGTGATTCGGTTCATCCGGATCTGCACAAGGTGTTCAAGCCCTGGTGCGATGAATATTTCTATTTGAAGCACCGCGGTGAAACCCGCGGCGTCGGCGGCATCTTTTACGACTACCAAGACGCCAACGGCACTCTTTACAAGGGTCAGGATCCCTCCGGTCCTGCGGCTCAGGTGTCAGCCCGCTTGGGAGCTCGGCCGCTGAGTTGGGAGCAGCTGTTCTCCTTGGGGCAGGCCAATGGCAGAGCCTTCCTTCCCGCCTACGCCCCCATCGTGGAGAAGCGTCATCCGATGGCCTATGGCGATCGCGAGAGGGATTTTCAGCTCTATCGCCGGGGCCGTTATGTGGAGTTCAACCTGGTCTGGGACCGCGGCACGATCTTCGGTCTGCAGACCAATGGACGCACGGAATCGATCCTGATGTCTCTGCCCCCGCTGGTGCGTTGGGAGTACGGCTACACCGCAGAGGTCGGATCACGGGAGGCCCTGCTGACCGACCTCTTCACCAAGCCTCAGGACTGGCTGGGTGATGCCTCGCTGGATGAGCGCTGCCGACCCCATGGAGCGATCAATTAACTGACGCCTTGAACGAGCGCGTTCACCACGCGCTCGGCCAGGCAGTTCACCGTGTGCTCCCTTGAGCTCGGATCCCTCAGTTTCGTTTCGAGAGGGGGTTCAAGCATGGCGATTTCGAGAATTCCGATGCCGCGACGCGGACCGCCAAGGCCTCCGCGGAACAGGCGCGGGTATCGCCCAAATGCCTGGGCCAGGCTTTCATCGACAACATTCAGTTCACGCACATTGGCGAGTACTGGAATCAGGCCGGAGCCGAAGCCATGGGGCCGGTAGGCATCGAAATGGATCTCCAACACATATTCACCACGCTCCGAAAAGACTTTGGCCTTCGACCAGTTGGTGGCAGGGTCGTCGTCGTTCGCGATGCTGATTGACGGCGGGGTGTAGGCGCGGATGTTCAAGGCACGGGCTTGGCCTTGGCTCACCACTGCGGCCTGAACCTGGCGGTTCCAGAACAGCTCATCGCGAATGCCCGGTTGCATCGGCGCTCGCTTCTGCTGATCCACGGCATATCCAGGGGTTCCTGGACTGGCGGTGCCCTGGGAGTCGGCATGTCCTGCCATGACGACGATTGGCAGGTTGCTCTGCACAGGGCTTTGCCCGACCCAGCTCCCGGGTTTCTTTGTGCGTGGGCCTAGCAGGGGATCTGGTGTGGCGGGCTCAGGACAGGGCTCCGGCGGTTCCGGTGCAGGTTGCTCTTCTGGTTCGTTGCTGGGCTCAGCTGTGCCAAGCCAGTTGTTCTGTTCCGCAGCTTTGGTCATCGCCAGGGTTGCCAGTGACAGGCCTGTGATGGCAAGCCCTGAGGCAACGCGACGCCGTCGCATCCAGGCCGGCAGACGCATGGTTCAAATGGGGGAGGAGAGCAGGGATCCATCACTGGCGAGTTGCAGGGTCTCAGCCAGTTCCAGTTCGATGGCGATCAATTCGTCCCGATGAGCCCGCAGACGAATGGCGCTGCCCTCTCCCTCGGGAGCAGGAAGGAGTTGCAGTTCAAGGGCTTCTGTGCGAGCGGCCCGCCGGGTGTAAACAGCTCCCGCCAGAGGACCGAGGCCGATCAGCAGCAGAGGCCACCAGTGCAGTTGGGGTGCCAGCTGACGCAGGACCAGACCGAAGCAGGCGGAGCCAAAGGCCGCTAGCACTGACAGCAACACGGCAAGGGGTTGGCTGGAGGCCACTTTCCCCTTGAAGCGGAGCACCTGGCGCTCAGCATCTCCGCCATCTCGGCTCCAGCCGCGGTCTTCCAGCCAAGTGCTGAGCCCGTCAAGAACGGTGATGGGGGGTTGGGGGGACATCACGTCCACCACTGTGGTTCGGTCCTTGCTGGCTGCACGCAGAAAGAAGACCAGACCAATCGCCAGCAGAACAGTCAGCAGGAGGGTGGATTGGAATCCTGCAGGCATGGCATCCCGGTGGTGTTCAACCTTTTTAAGCCTTGCGGCGGCTGAATCGCTTAGTTCAAGGCGAACCGGTGGGAGTCCAGCCAGCTGCGCCAGGGCTGCATCAGTCGCTCGGCTTCGCCGCGTGCATCGGATTCAAGGTGCAGCATGCGCCGTGGCCGTCCGCGACTCGGACAGCGTTGGGTGTAACTGCTGATCGAGCCCTGTTGCTCAAGGAACTCCAGGGCCTGTTGCAG comes from the Synechococcus sp. A15-62 genome and includes:
- the hemF gene encoding oxygen-dependent coproporphyrinogen oxidase is translated as MVRSLIRRVLGRQDVGVSNAPLELPPSDSRERARAMVMGLQDEICAGLEALDGEGRFVEESWVRPEGGGGRSRVMREGRVFEQGGVNFSEVQGEELPPSILKQRPEAKGHPWFATGTSMVLHPRNPYIPTVHLNYRYFEAGPVWWFGGGADLTPYYPFLDDARHFHRTHQASCDSVHPDLHKVFKPWCDEYFYLKHRGETRGVGGIFYDYQDANGTLYKGQDPSGPAAQVSARLGARPLSWEQLFSLGQANGRAFLPAYAPIVEKRHPMAYGDRERDFQLYRRGRYVEFNLVWDRGTIFGLQTNGRTESILMSLPPLVRWEYGYTAEVGSREALLTDLFTKPQDWLGDASLDERCRPHGAIN
- a CDS encoding cofactor assembly of complex C subunit B, which produces MPAGFQSTLLLTVLLAIGLVFFLRAASKDRTTVVDVMSPQPPITVLDGLSTWLEDRGWSRDGGDAERQVLRFKGKVASSQPLAVLLSVLAAFGSACFGLVLRQLAPQLHWWPLLLIGLGPLAGAVYTRRAARTEALELQLLPAPEGEGSAIRLRAHRDELIAIELELAETLQLASDGSLLSSPI
- a CDS encoding N-acetylmuramoyl-L-alanine amidase, whose protein sequence is MRLPAWMRRRRVASGLAITGLSLATLAMTKAAEQNNWLGTAEPSNEPEEQPAPEPPEPCPEPATPDPLLGPRTKKPGSWVGQSPVQSNLPIVVMAGHADSQGTASPGTPGYAVDQQKRAPMQPGIRDELFWNRQVQAAVVSQGQARALNIRAYTPPSISIANDDDPATNWSKAKVFSERGEYVLEIHFDAYRPHGFGSGLIPVLANVRELNVVDESLAQAFGRYPRLFRGGLGGPRRGIGILEIAMLEPPLETKLRDPSSREHTVNCLAERVVNALVQGVS